The sequence GATCTATGACGAGGTCCAGTGCGGCATCGGCCGCACCGGAAAGCTGTTCGCGCATGAATGGTCAGGCGTGGCGCCCGACATCATGGCGATCGCCAAGGGCATTGGCGGCGGCTTCCCGATGGGCGCTTGCCTCGCAACCGATGAAGCAGCTGTCGGCATGACGGCTGGCGTGCACGGCACCACCTTCGGCGGCAATCCGCTGGCGATGGCGGTCGGCAATGCCGTGCTCGACGTAGTGCTGGAAGACGGCTTCCTCGAGGACGTCCAGCGCAAGGCATTGCTGATGAAGCAAGGCCTGGCGGCGATCGCCGACGAGTTTCCCGATGTCGTCGAAGACATCCGGGGCACCGGCCTCATGCTTGGCCTCAAATGCGCCATGCCCAACACCAAGGTGAACATGGCGCTGCGCGACCAGCATTTGCTGGCGGTTCCGGCCGGCGACAACGTCATTCGCCTGCTGCCGCCACTCACCGTCACCGACGCCGAGATCCACGAAGCGCTCAATCGCATCCGTGCCGGTGCCAAAGGCCTGGCGGATGCCATCGCCGTGGCCGCCGCGAAGTAATTCCGGAAAATTGCTGATGTCAGTTCGCCATTTCACCGATCTTTCCACTGTTTCCGAGGGCGACCTGCGCTTCATGCTGGACGACGCGGTGGTGCGAAAGGCACGCCTCAAGGCCGGCGAGCGCACGAGGCCGCTCGAAGGCAAGGTGCTGGCGATGATCTTCGACAAGCCGTCGACGCGCACGCGCGTCTCGTTCGACGTCGGCATGCGCCAGCTTGGCGGCGAGACAATCATGCTGACCGGCACCGAGATGCAGCTCGGCCGCTCCGAAACCATTGCCGACACCGCCAAGGTTCTGTCGCGCTATGTCGACGCGATCATGATCCGCACCACCTCGCATGACCGGCTGCTGGAGCTGACCGAGAACGCCACGGTGCCGGTGATCAACGGGCTGACGGACGATACCCATCCGTGCCAGCTGATGGCCGACATCATGACCTTCGAGGAGCATCGCGGTCCGGTGGCCGGCAAGACCATCGCCTGGACTGGCGACGGCAACAATGTGCTGCATTCGCTGCTCGAAGCCTCGGCGCGGTTCCGCTTCAACCTCAACGTCGCCGTGCCCGAGGGCAGCGAGCCGGCGCAGAAGCACATCGACTGGTCCAAGGCGCATGGCGGCAAGCTGCATTTCACCCGTTCGCCCGAGGAAGCCGTCGACCAGGCCGACTGTGTCGTCACCGATTGCTGGGTGTCGATGGGTCAGGAGCACCGCGCCCGCGGCCACAACGTGTTCTCACCCTACCAGGTCAATGCCAAGCTGATGGCGCATGCCAAGCCGGACGCGCTGTTCATGCACTGCCTGCCGGCGCATCGCGGCGAGGAAGTGACCGACGAGGTTATCGACGGACCCCATTCGGTGGTCTTCGACGAGGCCGAGAACCGGCTCCACGCCCAGAAGGCGGTGCTTGCCTGGTGTCTTGGGGCTTGAAGTGTCTTGGAGTTTGAAAGGTCTGGGCGCTTGATCTGCGGGGGCGCGATGCCTATCTGCGCCGCATCACGCAAATCAAGCGCGTTTGGACGCATGCACCCCAGGGGGCGGCATGGTCGCGCCCTGGAGCTTTGTCATGTTGGAAACGCATCAAGTGACTGAACATCACCCCAAACTCGGCGAGTTCGGCTATGCCGGCGACGACCATGTCGTGCCGTTCGAGGTTGGCCCGCTCGATGTGCGCGGCCGCACCGTGCAGCTCGGGCCGATGCTCGACGCCATTCTCAGCCGCCACGATTACCCCGAGCCGGTCGCCCGCCTGCTGGCGGAAGCCTGCGTGCTGACGGTGCTGCTCGGCACCTCGCTCAAATTCGAGGGCAAGTTCATCCTGCAGACCCGCACCGACGGGCCGGTCGACATGCTGGTGGCGGATTTTAGCACGCCTTCGGCGCTGCGCGCCTATGCGCGCTTCGATGCCGACAGGCTCGAGGCTTTGGTCGCGGCAGGTGAGACATCCCAGCAGACGCTGCTCGGCAGCGGCGTGCTGGCGCTGACAATCGACCAGGGCGCCCATACGCAGCGCTATCAGGGTATCGTCCAGCTCGACGGTGAAACCCTGGAAGACGCGGCGCGCACCTATTTCCGCCAGTCGGAACAGATCCCGACGGATATCAGGCTCTCTGTCGCCAAGCTTTTGACGCCCGGCGTCGGCGGCGCGCGCGAGCAGTGGCGCGCCGGCGGCATCCTGGCGCAGTTCCTGCCGCAGTCGCCTGAGCGCATGCGCGTTCCGGACCTGCACGGCGGCGACGGCGATCCGCGCGAGGAGATCCATGATCCCACGGACAATTCCTGGCAGGAATTGCTGGCGCTGCTCGGCACGATCGAGCCGACCGAACTGATCGACCCGACGATCGGCGCCGAACGGCTGCTCTATCGCCTGTTCCACGAGCATGGCGTACGCGTCTTCGGCGGCGTTCCCGTCGGCGACCAGTGCTCATGCTCCAGGGAAAAGATCCGCGGCATCCTCGAGGGCTTCTCCGCGCAGGAGATCAAGGACAGCACCGAGGACGGCGGCATCCATGTCGCCTGCGAATTCTGCTCGAAGCAGTACGACTTCGACCCGGCGGAATTCGCGGCGGCTCAGTGAGGCAATCCCTTCTCCCTGTAAAACGGGGAGAAGGACGCTAATTCACCGTCCGTCTGGTCCCCGGCAGGTCCAGCG comes from Mesorhizobium japonicum MAFF 303099 and encodes:
- the argF gene encoding ornithine carbamoyltransferase, with the protein product MSVRHFTDLSTVSEGDLRFMLDDAVVRKARLKAGERTRPLEGKVLAMIFDKPSTRTRVSFDVGMRQLGGETIMLTGTEMQLGRSETIADTAKVLSRYVDAIMIRTTSHDRLLELTENATVPVINGLTDDTHPCQLMADIMTFEEHRGPVAGKTIAWTGDGNNVLHSLLEASARFRFNLNVAVPEGSEPAQKHIDWSKAHGGKLHFTRSPEEAVDQADCVVTDCWVSMGQEHRARGHNVFSPYQVNAKLMAHAKPDALFMHCLPAHRGEEVTDEVIDGPHSVVFDEAENRLHAQKAVLAWCLGA
- a CDS encoding Hsp33 family molecular chaperone; the protein is MVAPWSFVMLETHQVTEHHPKLGEFGYAGDDHVVPFEVGPLDVRGRTVQLGPMLDAILSRHDYPEPVARLLAEACVLTVLLGTSLKFEGKFILQTRTDGPVDMLVADFSTPSALRAYARFDADRLEALVAAGETSQQTLLGSGVLALTIDQGAHTQRYQGIVQLDGETLEDAARTYFRQSEQIPTDIRLSVAKLLTPGVGGAREQWRAGGILAQFLPQSPERMRVPDLHGGDGDPREEIHDPTDNSWQELLALLGTIEPTELIDPTIGAERLLYRLFHEHGVRVFGGVPVGDQCSCSREKIRGILEGFSAQEIKDSTEDGGIHVACEFCSKQYDFDPAEFAAAQ